The Candidatus Woesearchaeota archaeon genome has a window encoding:
- a CDS encoding small multi-drug export protein: MNTLITAIILSILPISELRGGIPAAICGGIPYIYAFLICTAFNIAIIFPTFFFLDYINKHLLKIKLYRRFFEHQVKKAQERVKSSIDRYGYPGLSVFVGIPLPFTGAYTGTLAAWVLGMDRKKAVLAIALGVVMAGIIVTAVSVLGISSLRIFVNMCAFPS, encoded by the coding sequence ATGAACACGCTCATAACAGCAATAATACTAAGCATCCTTCCAATTTCTGAACTGAGGGGCGGAATCCCTGCTGCAATATGCGGGGGAATCCCGTATATCTACGCATTCCTGATATGCACTGCATTTAACATAGCAATAATTTTTCCTACTTTCTTTTTCCTTGACTACATCAACAAACACCTTCTTAAGATAAAGCTGTATAGGAGATTCTTTGAGCACCAGGTTAAAAAAGCTCAGGAAAGGGTGAAAAGCTCAATTGACAGATACGGCTATCCCGGGCTTTCAGTGTTTGTCGGAATCCCCCTGCCCTTCACAGGAGCATACACTGGAACACTTGCAGCATGGGTGCTTGGGATGGACAGGAAAAAGGCAGTCCTTGCAATAGCATTGGGAGTTGTCATGGCAGGAATCATTGTCACAGCAGTAAGCGTTCTCGGGATAAGCTCATTAAGGATATTTGTGAATATGTGCGCATTCCCTTCGTAG